GGTGCGATGGGACAACTTGTTACACTCTACCAAGCTGGAGTCGTTAGCCATTTACCCGATCCTCCAGGACAGCAGCTTTTTGATGCAGACCGCGTAGATGCTTCTAATTATGCCTACAGTCGCTTCAATTCGCCCGATGGACCCCTGATGACACTTAATTACGCCCTCACAGCCTGGATAGCTTCTGCTGGGGGTATAGACCGCGCCAGACGCAATCCTATATTACCGATCGCAATGGGCGTTAAGCTCTTATTCGATGGAGTTCTTTCGCTCGAACTAGCGCGGGAAGAATGGAATGAGAACAAGGCACTTTGTGAATATTGCCAGGTAGCAACATTTTGTTCGCTTGTATCGATAATACTTGCCGCACCAGAAGTTATGGCTGCTACTCGAACTCTACTCGGTCGTCGCGAGGATGTAAAAGCAAGTAACACGCGATAATTTGTCATTGGTCATCGGTCATCGGTCATCGGTCATTGGTCAATCTTGACTTTTGACTTTTGACTTTCGACTTTTGACTTTCGACTTTTGACTTTCGACTTTTGACTTTCGACTTTTGACTTTTGACTTTCGACTTTTGACTTTTGACTTTTGTTAACTTAATACGCTACA
This window of the Chroococcidiopsis thermalis PCC 7203 genome carries:
- a CDS encoding vitamin K epoxide reductase family protein codes for the protein MEPTQLSQELRKGQSPDMTRRRWIIGLSTVGGAMGQLVTLYQAGVVSHLPDPPGQQLFDADRVDASNYAYSRFNSPDGPLMTLNYALTAWIASAGGIDRARRNPILPIAMGVKLLFDGVLSLELAREEWNENKALCEYCQVATFCSLVSIILAAPEVMAATRTLLGRREDVKASNTR